Within Raineyella sp. W15-4, the genomic segment GGGCCATCGGCATGTCGAACGTCACCCCGGAGCGGATGCGCGGCTGGCTCGACGTGGCCGCGGCCGAGGGGCTGGCCGCCCCGGTGGCGATCCAGCCGGAGTACAACCTGGTCAGCCGGCACGGCTACGAGACCGGATTCGGCCCGCTCGCCGCCTCGGCCGGCCTGGCCGTCTTCCCGTACTACGCGCTGGCGTCGGGCTTCCTCTCCGGCAAGTACCGTACCGAGGCCGATCTGGCCGGCTCGGCGCGTGCCGGCGCGGCCAAGGGCCGGCTGACCACCGAGGGCCTGGCCGTGGTGGATGCCCTGGTGGCCGTGGCCGAGCAGACCGGCGCCGCTCCGGCGACCGTCGCCCTGGCCTGGCTGCTCGCCAAGGGGGTCACGGCGCCGATCGCCTCGGCCCGCACTCCCGAGCAGCTCCCGACCCTGATGGCCGCCCCGGGCCTCACCCTCACGCCCGACCAGGTCACCGCCCTGGACACGGCGTCGACGCCCTTCGCCTGAGGCCGACGCCCTTCGCCTGACGTCGACGACCGGGCACCCACCTCACTCGAACCCCCGTGCTCCGCGCCCATCCAACCGACCGACGTGCCCATCCGCGAATCGACCAAGGAGAACCATGAAGATCGGCATCATCGGCGCCACCGGCAAGGCCGGTCGTGAGATCCACGCCCTGGCCGCCGAGCGCGGGCACCGGCCGACGGCGATCGTCCGCAGCCAGCAGCGGGCCGACGAGATCCTCGGGGCCGGGGCGGACGTCGCGGTGCGTGACGCCCTGACGCTGACCGCGGCGGACCTGGCGCCGTACGACGTGGTGGTCGACGCCGTCGGCGCCGCGCCGGCCGACGCCCGCCTGCATGTGGACCTCGCCCGGCTGCTGGTCCGCGAGGCCGCCACCCTGGGTGACGACGCGCCACGGCTGGTGTTCATCCTCGGCGCCGGCAGTCTGCGGGCCGGCGAGGACGGCCATCTGTTTGTCGAGGACATCCGGAAGATGCCGGGCTCCGAGGCGTGGGTGAGCATCCCGGAGCAGCAGTTGGCCGAGCTGGAGTTCCTCCGCGGTTGCTCCGTCGAGTGGGTGGGGATCTCGCCGTCGGCGCTGTTCGAGCCGGGCGCGGCGAGCACACCGGTGCTCGGCGGTGACGACCTGCTGGTCGATGCCAACGGCGTGTCCCGGACGACCACCGGCACGATGGCGGTCGCGGTGCTGGACGAGATCGAGACGCCGGCACACCGCAACCGGCGGTTCACCGTCGGCAACGGCTGACGCTGACCCGGATGCCCACGCCGGGTCGCGCCTTCACCCTGCTGCTGGCGAACACCTTCATCGCCAACCTCACCACCAGCTTCCTGTGGTTCGCGGCCACCTTCTGGATCTACCTGGAGACCCGCTCGGTGCTCGCCACCTCGATCATGGGCGGCTCCTACCTGCTGTTGCTGGCGGTGATGGCCGTCCCGTTCGGCATGCTGGTGGACCGACACCGCAAGAAGAAGGTGATGGTCGGCGCCCAGTTGCTGACGGTGGTGTCGTTCGGGCTGTCCCTGGTCTGCTATCTGGCGTTCCCGCGGGACCGGCTGCTGACCATCGGCGCGGTCCCGTTCTGGCTCTTCGTCGCCGCGGTGCTCTTCGGGGCGATCGCCGAGAGCGCCCGTCAGATCGCGCTGACCACCACGGTCACCCTGCTCGTCCCGGCCGAGGGCCGGGCGAAGGCCAACGGCCGGGTGGGCATCGTCAACGGGCTGAGCTTCGCCGCCACCTCGGTGTTCAGCGGGCTGGCGGTCGGCCTGCTCGGCATGGGGTGGACGATCGTCATCGCGGTGGCCCTGTCGCTGCTCTCGCTGCTGCACCTGCTCACCGTCGCCATCCCCGAGGCGGAGATCCGGCCCGCCGAAGGGGTGCCGCAACCGGTCGACGTCACCGCCGCGGTACGGACTGTCGCTGCCGTCCCGGGGCTGATCGCGTTGATCATCTTCTCCACCTTCAACAACCTCATCGGCGGGGTGTACATGGCGCTGCTGGACCCGTACGGCCTGACCCTGGTGTCGGTCGAGATCTGGGGCCTGCTGTGGGGGGTGGTGAGCTTCGGGTTCATCATCGGCGGTGCCGTGGTGGCCGCCGTCGGGCTCGGGCCGGCACCGCTGCGGCTGCTGTTGCTCGGCAACGTGGTGATCTACCTGATCGGGCTGGTCTTCACCATCCGGGAGTCGATCGTGTTGTTGGCGGTCGGCCTGGTCCTGTACATGGCGGTGATCCCGGTGATCGAGGCGGCCGAGCAGACGACCCTGCAGCGGGTCGTGCCGTACCCGGTGCAGGGCCGCGTCTTCGGGTTCGCACAGGCAATCGAGACGGCGGCCGCGCCGCTCACCGCGTTCCTGATCGGCCCGATCGCGCAGTACGGGCTGATCCCGTACATGGCCTCCGGGCCGGGGCAGCGTACGTTCGGCTGGCTGGTCGGGGCCGGTGACGCCCGCGGCATCGCGCTGGTCTTCATCGCCTCGTCGCTGATCGGGCTGCTGATCACCGGGCTGGCGTTCACCACCCGGTCCTACCGGGTGTTGTCGGCCGAGTACGCGGCCGGTGGTGCCGACGGGCCGGGGGTACTCCCGGCTTGAGTTCTGAGCGCCGGCCGTGTCAGGTCGGCGGGCACCGGCGGGCCGTGTCGGGTCGGCGGGACGGGGTGGGGCGGTCAGCCGTGGACGTCGGCCAGGTGGTGCTGGACCTCGTGCAGCCAGTAGTCGGCCAGCGTGGCGATGGTGAACCGCATCCCATCGGCGCGCAGGCCCGGGCGCTGCCAGGCATCCTCCTCCAGGGAGTCGAACAGCTCGGCGGCCCGGTGTGCGGCGATCTCGTAGTCCGAGGCGACCGAGCGCGGGTCGCGGGCGTTGTAGTCCTCCGCCACGGCGGCCAGCTCGCCGTCCCACTCGGCGAAGGTGGGGGTGTCCTCGGAGTGCATCTCTTCGACCCGGGTGGTGAACACCCGGTTGATGTCGAGGACGTGGCAGGCGTACTCGAGGGGCGACCAGACGTCGGGTTCGGGGCGTACGGCCACCTCCGGACGGTCCAGCACGGCCTGCCAGCGCCCGATCGACTCGCTCAGCCGGTGCGCGATCTCGCTCAGCGGCCGGATCGGGCGGAAACCGCACTGCGGGCAGCCCTCTTCGATCACCACCGTCCAGTCGGTCGTGTCGGGGCGGGCGGGAGTGCTGTGGGGCGGCTGGTGTGTGGTTTCCACGGTTTCATCGTAGGATTCGCCCGCGGGGCTGGGCCAGACCTCGGGGCGCCTCGTCTC encodes:
- a CDS encoding aldo/keto reductase, giving the protein MARIPTLDSEIFPLNLGGNTFGWTSDREGSAAVLDAFVAAGGNFVDTADSYSAWVPGNHGGESETILGDWMAARGNRDELVIATKVGAHPGRKGLAPDNVRAAVDDSLRRLRTDRIDLYYAHYDDVERPIEEIAATFDGLVKDGRIRAIGMSNVTPERMRGWLDVAAAEGLAAPVAIQPEYNLVSRHGYETGFGPLAASAGLAVFPYYALASGFLSGKYRTEADLAGSARAGAAKGRLTTEGLAVVDALVAVAEQTGAAPATVALAWLLAKGVTAPIASARTPEQLPTLMAAPGLTLTPDQVTALDTASTPFA
- a CDS encoding NAD(P)-dependent oxidoreductase; its protein translation is MKIGIIGATGKAGREIHALAAERGHRPTAIVRSQQRADEILGAGADVAVRDALTLTAADLAPYDVVVDAVGAAPADARLHVDLARLLVREAATLGDDAPRLVFILGAGSLRAGEDGHLFVEDIRKMPGSEAWVSIPEQQLAELEFLRGCSVEWVGISPSALFEPGAASTPVLGGDDLLVDANGVSRTTTGTMAVAVLDEIETPAHRNRRFTVGNG
- a CDS encoding MFS transporter; translated protein: MPTPGRAFTLLLANTFIANLTTSFLWFAATFWIYLETRSVLATSIMGGSYLLLLAVMAVPFGMLVDRHRKKKVMVGAQLLTVVSFGLSLVCYLAFPRDRLLTIGAVPFWLFVAAVLFGAIAESARQIALTTTVTLLVPAEGRAKANGRVGIVNGLSFAATSVFSGLAVGLLGMGWTIVIAVALSLLSLLHLLTVAIPEAEIRPAEGVPQPVDVTAAVRTVAAVPGLIALIIFSTFNNLIGGVYMALLDPYGLTLVSVEIWGLLWGVVSFGFIIGGAVVAAVGLGPAPLRLLLLGNVVIYLIGLVFTIRESIVLLAVGLVLYMAVIPVIEAAEQTTLQRVVPYPVQGRVFGFAQAIETAAAPLTAFLIGPIAQYGLIPYMASGPGQRTFGWLVGAGDARGIALVFIASSLIGLLITGLAFTTRSYRVLSAEYAAGGADGPGVLPA
- a CDS encoding DinB family protein, whose protein sequence is METTHQPPHSTPARPDTTDWTVVIEEGCPQCGFRPIRPLSEIAHRLSESIGRWQAVLDRPEVAVRPEPDVWSPLEYACHVLDINRVFTTRVEEMHSEDTPTFAEWDGELAAVAEDYNARDPRSVASDYEIAAHRAAELFDSLEEDAWQRPGLRADGMRFTIATLADYWLHEVQHHLADVHG